The Setaria viridis chromosome 6, Setaria_viridis_v4.0, whole genome shotgun sequence genome contains a region encoding:
- the LOC117862142 gene encoding (E)-beta-caryophyllene synthase: protein MSTTGDPILQVSQAQRKGRSYTPSPWGDFFLHHVPYTPSQLLSLKQRAQIKEEEVRQIILATIASSDLARKMELVDTLQTIGVDYHYKKEIDELLCSVYDDKDDIGSEDLYITSLRFYLLRKQGHTVSSDVFQKFRDEQGNISSDDVTCLLMLYNAAHLRTHGEEILDNIITFNKICLQSLMTKKLEPELAEEVQCTLETPRFRRVKRVEARRYISVYEKKATRDETILEFAKMDYNILQAIYCDELKELTIWWKDFQLGTDLRFTRDRMVELHFWMMGVVYEPYYSYSRIMLTKFTIYATMFDDLYDNYGTTKESNIFTTAMERWDEQITEQLPAHLKALFINILNSTNKMEEELKFQKNKHAELIKELVIHTAKSYHAEVKWRDEHYVPTNVEEHLQISIGSSVCMQITNLVLISLGDVTTREDVNWAFTFPKIIRGACIVGRVGNDIMSHEREQASEHVVSTVQTCMNQYGVTMEEANEKLRVIIEEAWMDIIEECLERKRPMTLLEIPVDLARTMDFMYKREDAFTLSFSLKDVIASMYVNSV from the exons ATGTCGACCACGGGCGATCCTATCCTCCAGGTGTCACAGGCGCAGCGCAAGGGCCGGTCATACACCCCCAGCCCTTGGGGCGACTTTTTCCTCCATCACGTCCCATACACTCCATCACAA CTCTTGTCACTGAAGCAAAGGGCGCAGATAAaagaggaggaggtgaggcAGATCATACTGGCCACCATTGCCTCCTCCGACCTGGCTCGGAAGATGGAGCTCGTCGACACGCTGCAAACGATTGGGGTCGACTACCACTACAAGAAGGAGATCGATGAGTTACTTTGTTCTGTCTACGATGACAAGGATGATATAGGCTCTGAAGACCTCTATATCACCTCCTTGCGGTTCTATTTGCTCAGGAAGCAAGGGCACACTGTCTCTTCAG ATGTGTTTCAGAAATTTAGGGATGAGCAAGGAAACATTTCGAGCGATGATGTCACCTGCTTGCTGATGCTGTACAATGCTGCGCATCTGAGAACTCACGGGGAGGAGATACTTGACAACATCATCACTTTCAACAAGATCTGCCTCCAATCTTTGATGACGAAAAAACTGGAGCCAGAGCTGGCAGAGGAAGTGCAGTGCACATTGGAGACACCTCGGTTCAGACGGGTCAAGAGAGTGGAGGCAAGGCGCTACATCTCAGTATATGAGAAGAAGGCTACGCGAGATGAGACCATACTGGAGTTTGCAAAGATGGACTACAACATCTTGCAAGCTATCTACTGCGATGAGTTGAAAGAACTTACAAT ATGGTGGAAGGATTTCCAATTAGGGACGGACCTGAGATTCACACGGGACAGAATGGTGGAGCTGCATTTTTGGATGATGGGAGTGGTTTATGAGCCTTATTACTCATATTCACGGATAATGCTGACTAAGTTCACCATATATGCGACCATGTTCGATGACCTTTATGACAACTATGGAACCACAAAAGAGAGTAATATCTTCACCACAGCCATGGAAAG GTGGGATGAACAAATCACAGAACAGCTCCCAGCACACTTGAAGGCACTCTTCATCAACATACTTAACAGTACAAATAAGATGGAGGAAGAgttaaaatttcagaaaaacaagcATGCTGAAttgatcaaagaactg GTTATCCACACTGCCAAATCCTACCATGCTGAGGTGAAATGGCGCGATGAACACTATGTACCAACTAATGTTGAAGAGCACCTCCAAATTTCCATTGGTAGCAGTGTATGCATGCAGATTACAAACCTTGTGCTCATTTCACTGGGAGATGTGACTACTAGAGAGGATGTCAATTGGGCTTTCACCTTTCCAAAAATTATCAGGGGTGCTTGTATCGTGGGGCGCGTCGGCAATGACATCATGTCGCATGAG CGGGAACAAGCTTCAGAGCATGTCGTGTCCACGGTGCAAACTTGCATGAATCAATATGGGGTGACAATGGAGGAAGCCAACGAAAAGCTTAGAGTTATAATCGAAGAAGCATGGATGGACATCATCGAGGAATGCCTAGAGCGGAAACGTCCCATGACACTTTTGGAGATACCAGTCGACCTTGCACGAACAATGGATTTCATGTACAAGCGCGAAGATGCATTCACCCTATCGTTCAGCCTCAAGGACGTTATAGCTTCAATGTATGTGAACTCCGTGTGA